One region of Vitis vinifera cultivar Pinot Noir 40024 chromosome 1, ASM3070453v1 genomic DNA includes:
- the LOC100254148 gene encoding D-galacturonate reductase, which produces MGVVPELPVGSCSRAMPVIGMGTSVDPPISAEAKKSAFLEGIKNGYRHFDTAFIYASEQPLGEAIAEALQLGLIKSRDELFITSKLGFDFAERHLVVPAIKMSLQNLQLEYLDLFLIHWPLRLSPGVWEFPTPKQHILPIDMKSVWEGMEECQNLSLTKAIGVSNFSPKKLEEILSFAKIPPAVNQVEMNPFWQQKDLREFCKAKGIQITAYSPLGGVGTQWGDDRVMGCDVLKDIAKAKGKTTAQVSLRWLYAQGVSMVAKSFNKDRMKENLEIFDWSLTNEELNKIDQLPQRKRVLLAPLLGPHDLVLEIDAEI; this is translated from the exons ATGGGAGTCGTTCCAGAGTTGCCAGTGGGTTCCTGCAGTCGAGCCATGCCAGTAATTGGCATGGGCACATCGGTTGATCCCCCAATTTCTGCGGAAGCCAAAAAATCAGCATTTCTCGAAGGAATCAAGAATGGTTACCGTCATTTTGATACAGCCTTCATCTATGCATCGGAGCAGCCTCTTGGCGAAGCAATTGCAGAAGCTTTACAGTTGGGTCTCATCAAATCCCGAGATGAGCTCTTCATCACTTCCAAGCTAGGTTTTGACTTCGCTGAAAGACACCTTGTTGTCCCTGCCATCAAGATGAGCCTCCA GAATCTTCAACTGGAATATCTTGACCTGTTTCTGATACATTGGCCATTGAGGCTGAGCCCAGGAGTATGGGAATTCCCAACTCCAAAGCAACACATACTTCCAATTGACATGAAGTCGGTGTGGGAAGGCATGGAAGAGTGTCAGAATCTGAGTCTCACCAAGGCCATTGGAGTCAGTAATTTCTCTCCTAAGAAACTTGAAGAGATCCTTTCCTTTGCCAAGATTCCGCCGGCGGTCAATCAG GTGGAGATGAATCCATTTTGGCAGCAGAAGGATCTGAGGGAGTTTTGCAAAGCAAAAGGCATTCAAATCACCGCTTACTCCCCTTTGGGTGGAGTTGGGACTCAATGGGGAGATGATCGGGTTATGGGGTGTGATGTGCTGAAAGACATTGCCAAGGCTAAAGGCAAAACCACTGCTCAG GTTTCGCTGAGATGGCTGTATGCGCAGGGTGTGAGTATGGTAGCAAAGAGCTTCAACAAGGACAGAATGAAGGAGAACCTCGAAATCTTCGATTGGTCATTGACTAACGAAGAGTTGAACAAGATTGATCAGCTTCCTCAGCGCAAAAGGGTCCTGCTTGCCCCTCTGCTGGGGCCTCACGATTTAGTTCTGGAGATTGATGCAGAGATATGA